Genomic window (Capsicum annuum cultivar UCD-10X-F1 chromosome 10, UCD10Xv1.1, whole genome shotgun sequence):
caagaaaaaataataataagcttAAACTATGAACAAAAGAGAAAGCAATAAACTAATAGAtgtgatattaaatatttagagAACCTTCTATATGAAAGCCTCAATTGGGACACaacattttattaataaaatagcATGTTAGTGCTATGATGCTTTTCAAGTTGAACCATTCAAAGAActtaaaactatttttataatTGTTACTTTTGACAAAACAAATAAAGAATTAGGATGTTGCAACAACTCACAATGCttatattactaaaataaatgctATCCTCTCCGCTTCAATTTGTTTTTCTTACTCCCAACTTTCCACGTGgcagtttaagaccacaagattaaaaatcTTTTGTGCATTAACATATCTCTAGTTTACGACAACAAGATTCAGAAGTCTTTTTTATCGTGTCGAGTCAAAATCAAACGAACAAACTGAAACGGAAGGAGTATGACACTGTGAATATACATCATATATACCTCAAGTTCTCTGATCAACTCTTCGGCTGTTGGAGCAGACACGATTATGCGACGCGCAGTTGGAGAGATAAAGCCTTCATCAACGGCCTTATCGATGAAAGACAACAACGAATTATAGTAACCTTCAACATTCAACAGACCCACCTGCATAATTTTGACGTAGATTAAGTTAGTTATAGTTGAATTGTTCATACTTCAACATTATTCTAATGCTTAAGCAACACTTTCTTGCCATACAAACAGGATTATGAAGTATGATGATGATCAGACGTGCAAATCTTTGTATAATCTTTCCATGTTAACCAAGGACCACGTGCTTCGATACCCTTTTTCATTCCAATTTTGACGAGGATTGTTGACTCGAATGCAGGATTAAGTCTTTAGACATTTAAGAACATATTATATAAAACAAGGTATGTCGTGAAAAAGGCAAACAGAATTTCAGAATATAtaatttctagtgttggtttgggCATATTATGTTAAATGCTTGTACCAAAACGATATGTTGCTCGGACCCTCCAAAATGCCTAACAGATGTGTATCAGAAACAAGGGCGacgatatttttgaagagttcgagcaacataggctaaaagaaggtataaaaaagTCACTCTAGAGGTGTTTGGAGAATGATGGCATCTAGTCAAAAGGTTAAAATTCAAGCAATGGACATCTTCACAACAAAGATTTCATCAATTCTTTGATTTCCTTTAATTCCAAGGGAACACATTTTGTGTCAAACTTTTCGTCATTAAATACTAATTTATCGTACTTTTTCACTTGAGAATGTTTCGTTTAGACCTTAATTAATCAAATACCTACCACCATTACTAAATTCTTGTTTGCATATTTCTATGAAAAGTACAGTCATCTGAACAAAAAATGTAGATTTCTTACTGGTTTCTGATGGATTCCAAGTTGAGCCCATGTAATGACTTCAAGAAGTTCTTCAAGTGTACCATAGCCacctaaaaattaagaaaacagaAACaccaattcaacaacaacaatgtacacagtaaaatcccacaagtgagaATACAGAATACCGATTCAATAAAAACATTTGATTTCACTAAAGTCTTTTTGATGATTTTGCTGTTTACCAGGGAGGGCAATGAAAGCATCAGCTTGTCGAGCCATTTCAGCCTTTCTTTGGTGCATACCGGACACTGCTCTGACTTCGCCAACGGTTTGGCCAGTTAACTGTTACAACATTCAggaccataaaaaaaaaaaattggtacaTGTCTTAAATATGATATGAACATAATACAAAAAGAATACAAAGTTTGTTCTGAATGGTTACCTCTCTTGGCATGAGAGTCTTCGGAATCACTCTGCAATAGAAACAGTCGAAATCCATTAAACAAACAGATAACGACACAGTAGTAATATTTCAGTTGCCCGAAAGAAAGTTTCTGTAGCTAAGGTGCATATGCTCGGCTATGTTGATCGAAATAATGCTCTCCGAAATGACACTACTGTTTGAAGAATCCGACATGCATTCCAGTAACATGGTGCTCAGCAAGAAATTGCCATTTATAAGCTGATAAAATGTATAGTACTAACACAGTAATAATTCTTTGCTTGCTCAGAAAATGACCCATTGTGTGCCAAAAAGGAAGATGCATAGACATCAATTATCAAAAAGGACCAACATTTGATCCCATGATGTCTGCCTTTAGGTAGTCCTCAAAAAGCCAATTCATTGACAACTGAGAAACTTACAAGGTCCTATAAAGATTTTAACTTTAATAGATcatagaaaaaactaaaacaatCTTGCATGTTCAGACTCGTCAAAAATGCCTTGCGGTTGCGTGTAGAATCCTTCAAAAGTTGTGCattttttgaaggatccgacacgggcaCGGCATTGTATTTGGAGAGTCCAGGCAATATGATAGACCAGGATGGTTCGCAAATGGAATGAGTACAAAAAACACTTTCTTTCTCGTTTGAGTGTAAGAGAGTGGGATTTAATCGCTATCACTTAAATAATTTAACTCGTTGTAACAGGTTATCGACTCACTTTTGTCTAACTAGTTTGCAGAAATTCTTATATGTCCCTCAACGTTTAGAAGTTAAACTCAATGAATATAACAAAGAAAACGCCATCCAAAAGTCCATGAGATTAGAAAACATTTTGATCATTTCTAGTTCAAGGTCCCAAGATTGAAAGTCTCGTACATTATCTTAAACTATATACCAAGtcaaaatcattcaaataaattgaaatgaagggagtaaaaCGCTTACCCTAGAACATGGCGCCCACCATCATGAACAGCCTGAGAAACAAGTCCCATCAAGCCAATACTTCCACCACCATACACTAAATCAATCCTTCTCTCCACCTTCACCCATCAAACTCATTAGCAAAATATCATtataatcaaattttattttattttacatccAGTAAAACATGTAATCATTACCAACAATACACAGAAAACAAGTTCTAAACACGTGACAAATagttgtattttaatatttttgtcatGCATGTGCATTTAATTTTCAACGAATTGTATTCTTGTAACTTGTAAGTTGTCATGATAACAAGGTGGCACGTTCTGTTCCCCATGGAAAGGCATGAGAATTGtaagaattttttaatttctttgataattaattttttcaatgaACTGAACCAACGAAAATTAGATCATGCAAGAACATTGGTTAACTAATTACAGCAGGCTACAGCTAGCATTCCTTTTTTCACTGTTACTCCATTAATTCTTTTTCCAACACACAAAAATGACCTTTAATTCTCTATCATGCCAAACATAACATAAAGAGCTATGGGTAAAAAACAAGTCAAGTAAGCCAATTTTTAGGGTTTCACACTTGAACTATCAactgtttctttttctttcaccTACCTGATGGTAGATATTTCATGTACGAAACCAAATTAATTAAGAAACTCGCACATGTGATACGGTGATAGTTCAaatatgaaactaaaaaaaatatgaaactaaaaaatatatgataatttagGTGAGCTTTTCACGATCATAAAAGTTTGGTTCTTGAAGCAAAGAAAAGGTGAAAATCAACAGAACAAAAATATTAGTACCAAAAATGATCACAACAAGATACAGACTAGAAAGAGAAATATTATAAGAACTCAAAgtaataaaaatgttaaaagTTTGAAAGAGCCATGAACTACAAAACTTTCTACCAAATGAAAacagaaaatgaagaagaaaaagaaaatggaagGGATTAAAAATCATAGtactattttttttcatgaaaattaaagcaCAAAAAAGTTACCAGTTCTTTGCCTAAATCAATAGCAGCTTCTTGATAGCTAGGCTTTTTCCCAGAACTGCTTCCACAAAACACACAAATTCTATTAAACTTTGAATTTCTTTCTTGctccatattttttttaaaaaaattcaaagtatattgcatgtgtatatgttttaccaAATAAGACCAAAAGGTTTTGGAACTAATATATGAATATGAAATGAGAAGAGGAAAAAGGACAACTTTTATAGACACTTTGTTCAGCTAGgggttaattaaaaaatagagtaGTTGCCAATTTTTATTTAATGGATTTTATATTACATAGTTCTTTTTCTTATTGGCTAAACAATGTATACTAGTGTTATCAACATGAGTTTGTGGTGCAGTGAATGGGCTGcttcacccttaaccagaggtcgagggtttgaCCCTGGATATGAAAAAAATTCTGTTGAGAGCGTTGTTATCTTAATGGGCCTGCAACGCACAATCTGAATTAATCGGAGTTTCAATACAAACACCAAACACTAAataggaaaccaaaaaaaatagagTACTAGTGTTATTATTATTGCTCACAAACGGACAAAGAAAGTATACGTTCTTGGGAATGTTCATTTCTTTAATTTCTGTCTCAAATTATTTAGTtacttattttaagttatttaataatttaaaaatttacaataaagttaattattttatattttattcttgagagtagttaattttaaaaatcacaaataaattaataaagtaaaaaataattattaaaggtAAAGTAGTCAGAACTCAAAATAAAGGAAAGGActgtattttcaaaatataaataaaggtaGAGTAATCAAAGCTCCTCTCAATAGTAATACTTATTAATTTTTAAGGAGCATGTAAAATACAAATGCAacagattatttttattttatttcccaATGAACGAAATAgcttataataattaagaatgataGAATAAAACTACCATTTTATGTATTACTTTTTAAGTGTgtgtcaaaataaatataaagaaataaaaatgcaGAGAATAAGTAAAAAATAGTCCTTTTGTTAACTTGgccatttgagaattttttggttGAAGAGAATGTTCTTCATTATCTATTCTTGTTAAGCAAAATAAATTATCTCAAATTATGGCAAGATGattgaaatttctttattttaaattaaatgtcTCAGAAATAGATGCTATAATGtgcaaattcaaattaattaaaattaaatgcGGTCGAACACAGAATGGGAAGCAATAAAAGTCTCTTTTCTTAACTGATTAATAGCCATAATATTAGGAACTCAAAGACATTAAAAGCTTAATTAAGAAAGTTGTTTAGAAGTATATTGTCGTTGTTGATGGAATTAATTAGGATATTCTATTTCTGTCTTCTTCTATACCTTCTTAACCCAGCAATTGACTACTTTAAACATTTTAAATTATACAGGACATAATCTCCATTTGCCCGACCTacattttccatttttattataaACTTTAATGACCAAAATATTTtacgaatttttttttaaaaaaaattaactgtAAGATGAAAGATTTGCTCTTTCAGATATCAAAATATATCTGTGCCCATCAAAGAGATACAAATTTATTTTaggatatatatatttatagagtCCAGAATCAAAAATGGATTCAAGATCATACATTTTACCACTTTCTCAAATTAATCAATAATAGAAGGACAATCAAATGTACTAAAGTGCTTGCTATGTACAGAGTTCGAGAAAAAATACTATGATATGCAATCATTATTCAAAGGCTCCCTTCAAACTAATTAATGGCGTAATATACTACAATAATAACTAGATCTTGAATCAACTACTAATACAATAACAATAACTTATTCGGTGTATTCTCATAAAGTGAAATCTAAAGAAGGTAAAGTGTACGTAGACCTGAGCTCTAACTCAAAGTTAGAGCAATTGTGTTCGATAAACCTTAAATCAAGATAAAAcaatctaaaaaaatatataatataaataaaaatgtaattgaTAGTAATAAAACAACAGATAACAATAGAAAcatattacaacaaaataatattgtGCGCAAGAAACAAcaatcaaatattaatattttaaaaaaattgtagtaatatatatatatatatatatatatatatataattttaaaaaattatcgaaTTTACGTGAATCCAAAATTATTCTATATCTCATTTAGACTGTGGTAAACTCAAAATATTCTGAACTACTAGAGTAATAATTTGCCTTATGACGTCACCACTTACATATTTGGTCCATCTTAAAATTGCCCATTTTATAACATGGTAATACTAATTGGATAAACTAAACATAGATTAATAAAGAGTTTGCTACATACAACTAGCATTAAAAATAAATGGCACTTAATTAgcctaataaaattatttaatcttttttggTTTTCTATTGGCATGCAGCTCACATGTGAATCAACAAGGCCGGGTCAACTGCTTAATCCTATTGGATTAATACAATTAATTCGTTCAACattacttaattatattttttatttctcattaagTTTGGTAAATTATAGAGAAGTTTGGTGTAATTCTATAAGGTTAAATTCATTTTTCGTTTTATGGTATTGTTGTTTCTGAAATTTGATGGATTTCATGATATTTCGATaaaatttttgttataaaatcTACTCgtcataatttttatatatgaataatcaATTCCAGACCAGCTATTAAATGATTCTAAGGGTGTTTAATACTaggaattttgattttaaaaaaaaagtataaatatttttcatgaaaaaaataaataaatttcagaaaaatgagaaaaaacacTTCTTCAAACAAGTGTTACTTCTCTCACATCCcattgatgatattatctttTTGACGTGGGCCGGCATAGGTTTAAAACACGATACGATTAAGGTATAATGTTTGCTtgcttatataattatatataggaTTCGTCTAGGGTGTTACATACGCCCCTGAGGGACTCAAAATTCTCATCGAGATTTGTCTCACAATTATTTAAGGTTGCACGGGGAATGAATCTACTATCATATTTTTCACATCCCAATCCACTTATAATATTGTCCACTTTGAATTTAGACCAACACAAATTTAAAATGCTATCACTAAAATTTAAGGCTTGCTTTTTTTAATTGGGTTCTTATTCGGTATTTGATACTCATATTGGAGCATCGACTAATCTGAATCGTGTATTATAAGGTTCATTCTATAGGTGACACTCTCAATCAGATTTTTTTCATACTTAAGACCTCTAATTAAGAGTGAGATAGTCCAACCACTACATCATAACCTATGTCGTAAGATTTGCTTACTTATTTAGTAATAAACACTTTGCATTGCTctatattttatctatttgaatTCGGCTAGAGtgttacttcctccgtttaaaaaagaatgacctaatttaACTTGACatggaatttaagaaaataaacaaacaatataTGCAAGTTGGAAGTTGTTGTTGTCATTAGAAGTGACAATATATGCAATCATTGTGTTTTCTGCTGGATTTTGATTGACacaccttctttcttctttctttcttttttgcatTGAGAAGAACAACAAATTACTGCACCACCCTCTTCTCTTTTCACTTCACATAATAATAATCAGACGTCAAagactataaaaaagaaaaatcagtTTTCGCTATGTGCGGAGAAAAAGAGGCGAAGCCAGGATTTCAAGTAAgtgaatttaatatttaaaataaattaagttaaagggggttcaacacttactataactatataaaaaataattttaattatgtacaaATAGtactatattttaatttgaaagagATTCGAACAAATTCCTAAAAAAAACTGGCTCCGTTTTCAAAAAAGAGCTCTACTATAAAATTGTATTGTATgcaattttatcttatatttttattaaaaattattttcaaacgTAATAACAACTTTAACAGAGTAACTTCGAGGATTCCGTTGGCAACAAAGACTAAATGAACCCACAAAATAAGGGAGACGTGAAAGTTCACAATCATTACATTTACCTTTCACCCACTAATCACTCCATCCATCAACCGTCATATGTGATATGTGAGATgatatgagataattaaacatTATTTCATCACTATAAGAAAATGATTAAATTATGACGAAATATTTGAGACGGAAtacttttatcataatttttgacagaattttaataaatttataatggattgttttatatacaacaacaacaacaaacccagtgtattcccacctggtggggtctgggggtaggatgtacgcagtccatacctctacctctgaagaagtagaaaggctgtttccgatagacccccggctcaagacacgcggtaccacacaaacacatagtaaagcacagcacaaggttacaagattacataacataaatacggcacccataagtaatctaaaacaaaggaaaacacacagatccataataaaacatgggacacgggCTCCTAACATgcataaacccccaccaagtagttccctacactagcgactcaggctggccctagtcctctgccctgattcgcgtcctccagaccttcctatctagggtcatgtcctcggtgagctgtaactgctccatgtctcgcctaatcacctcaccccagtacttcttcggcctacccctaccccgcttaaacccatccaacgctagcctctcacacctacggaccggggcatccatgcccctcctcttcacgtgtccgaaccatctcaatcaggcttcccgcatcttgcactccactggtgtcacaccaaccttctcccggatgttctcattccgaactctatcccctctagtcagcccacacatccagcacaacatccgcatttctgccaccctcatcttttggatgtgggagttcttcactggccaacactccgctccatacaacatggctggacggactaccgccctgtagaatttgcctttaagcttaggcggcaccttcttatcacacagcacccccgatgcgagcttccacttcatccatcccgccccaatacggtgcgagacatcctcatcaatctcaccgttactctggatcacggacccgagatacttgaaactctccctcttacctacctcctgtgattccagcttcactactacctcgttctccctcctcatgtcattaaacttgcattccacatactctgtcttgcttctgctcaccctgaaccctttatactcaagggtttgcctccacacctctaatttgtcgctCACAC
Coding sequences:
- the LOC107843728 gene encoding cytokinin riboside 5'-monophosphate phosphoribohydrolase LOG7 gives rise to the protein MQYTLNFFKKNMEQERNSKFNRICVFCGSSSGKKPSYQEAAIDLGKELVERRIDLVYGGGSIGLMGLVSQAVHDGGRHVLGVIPKTLMPRELTGQTVGEVRAVSGMHQRKAEMARQADAFIALPGGYGTLEELLEVITWAQLGIHQKPVGLLNVEGYYNSLLSFIDKAVDEGFISPTARRIIVSAPTAEELIRELEEHVPEKDEIISKLIWEDEIQRYNYTPESSVPT